From Spirosoma aerolatum, one genomic window encodes:
- a CDS encoding sensor histidine kinase, with translation MSMDAGFVIAVGTAVLLMMAVFIIIFVAYYQQKQAKQQLAFKELQAQHRRELMEATFRGQEEERRRLAEDMHDGIGTMLSITKMSLNQLEKQLGGEVQVGFQFQKTRSMIDETMTNVRRISRNLVPTTLERFGLLAALEELADRATDNDIEVELVYPEPELGFLPALELMLYRIAQELLNNAIRHARAKHITIHLIRFENEVRLSVIDDGVGFDFDAVMENRKAGLGLRNIESRLNVVNGHVTFDVAPGRGSRIHVQVHLHDAQPVDLLS, from the coding sequence ATGTCGATGGATGCTGGTTTTGTAATTGCTGTGGGTACGGCCGTACTCTTGATGATGGCAGTGTTCATCATCATTTTCGTGGCCTATTATCAGCAAAAACAGGCCAAACAGCAATTGGCATTTAAAGAATTACAGGCGCAGCACCGCCGGGAGTTGATGGAAGCTACCTTTAGAGGGCAGGAAGAAGAACGCCGACGCCTTGCCGAAGATATGCACGATGGTATTGGAACCATGCTTTCGATCACGAAAATGAGCCTGAACCAACTGGAGAAGCAATTAGGAGGGGAGGTGCAGGTTGGCTTTCAGTTTCAAAAAACGCGGTCTATGATTGACGAAACCATGACCAATGTTCGGCGAATAAGCCGAAATCTTGTCCCAACGACCCTCGAACGGTTTGGTTTGCTGGCTGCTTTGGAAGAACTGGCCGATCGGGCCACTGATAATGACATTGAGGTTGAACTCGTTTATCCTGAACCAGAGCTTGGATTTCTGCCCGCACTCGAATTGATGCTCTATCGAATTGCCCAGGAATTACTTAACAACGCCATCCGGCACGCCCGCGCCAAACATATTACCATTCACCTGATTCGCTTTGAAAATGAAGTTCGCCTGTCGGTCATCGATGATGGAGTCGGCTTTGACTTTGATGCGGTGATGGAAAATCGGAAAGCTGGGCTAGGCCTTCGCAATATTGAAAGCCGTCTGAATGTTGTGAACGGACACGTTACGTTCGACGTTGCCCCTGGTCGTGGTTCACGGATTCATGTGCAGGTTCATCTACATGATGCACAGCCTGTTGATTTATTGAGTTAA
- a CDS encoding response regulator transcription factor produces the protein MRKIKLALCDDHTLFRVGMATILGQIHDFELILEAGNGQELIEKIARKTPDVVLLDLQMPVMDGTATADYLRENHPLIKIVVLTMHDEDRMVLHLLEKGVSGYLLKDAEAGEVEKAVRKVMDEGVYLNEFVSKAMLRKMTNKPTVNKPVNAFYNSKILLSEREKEVLMLICEGLSTNEISEKIFLSPRTVEGHRLRILEKTGTKNTAGMVAYAFKNNLV, from the coding sequence ATGCGAAAAATTAAATTGGCCCTCTGCGACGATCATACGCTCTTTCGAGTCGGGATGGCAACTATTCTTGGTCAGATTCACGATTTTGAGTTGATTCTGGAAGCAGGAAATGGACAGGAACTGATTGAAAAAATCGCCCGAAAAACACCGGACGTCGTACTTCTGGATTTACAGATGCCGGTTATGGATGGTACAGCAACTGCCGATTACCTGCGCGAAAACCACCCCCTTATTAAAATTGTTGTTCTGACCATGCACGACGAAGATCGGATGGTGCTGCATCTACTGGAGAAAGGGGTTAGTGGCTACCTGCTCAAAGATGCTGAAGCTGGGGAGGTAGAGAAAGCCGTTCGAAAAGTGATGGACGAAGGTGTCTATCTGAACGAATTTGTGTCGAAAGCAATGCTTCGCAAGATGACCAACAAGCCGACGGTCAATAAGCCTGTGAATGCCTTTTACAACAGCAAAATTCTGCTTTCAGAGCGCGAGAAAGAAGTGCTGATGCTGATCTGTGAGGGATTATCGACCAATGAAATCAGTGAGAAAATCTTCCTGAGTCCCCGTACGGTAGAAGGGCATCGGCTACGCATCCTCGAAAAAACCGGCACCAAAAATACGGCCGGTATGGTGGCCTATGCGTTTAAGAATAATCTCGTTTGA
- a CDS encoding SDR family oxidoreductase, whose amino-acid sequence MNLDLRGKTALVGGSTQGIGRASAMELALLGATVVLIARDEQKLKSVLAELDTTKGQTHQYIVADFSQPDAVQTAIKAYMERFPEVHILVNNTGGPPGGALVDAQPNEFVQTFHNHLLNNHALVQAVVPSMKRLGYGRIVNIISTSVKQPIVGLGVSNTIRGAVAQWAKTLSIEIGCFGITVNNVLPGYTKTARLESTLAMRAKTSGKTEEAIATQLAQEIPIGRFATPEEVAAAVAFLCTPAAASINGINLPVDGGKTGSL is encoded by the coding sequence ATGAATCTTGATTTACGCGGGAAAACCGCTTTGGTCGGTGGCAGTACACAGGGAATTGGTCGTGCCAGTGCTATGGAGTTAGCGCTACTGGGGGCTACTGTTGTTCTGATCGCTCGTGATGAACAGAAATTAAAATCGGTACTGGCCGAACTGGATACCACAAAAGGACAAACGCATCAGTACATCGTCGCCGATTTTAGCCAGCCAGATGCTGTACAGACGGCTATTAAAGCCTATATGGAGCGCTTTCCGGAGGTGCATATTCTAGTCAACAACACCGGTGGTCCTCCGGGTGGGGCTTTGGTTGATGCCCAACCCAACGAATTCGTTCAGACGTTCCATAATCATTTGTTAAACAATCATGCTTTAGTGCAGGCAGTTGTTCCTTCGATGAAACGCCTGGGCTACGGTCGAATCGTCAATATTATTTCTACCTCGGTCAAACAGCCCATTGTGGGGCTGGGCGTTTCCAATACGATCCGGGGGGCGGTGGCCCAATGGGCAAAGACCTTATCAATCGAAATTGGCTGCTTTGGCATTACGGTCAATAATGTATTGCCGGGTTATACAAAAACAGCCCGGCTAGAATCCACACTGGCCATGCGGGCGAAAACTTCCGGCAAAACGGAAGAGGCAATCGCCACTCAGTTGGCCCAGGAAATTCCCATTGGACGGTTCGCCACGCCCGAAGAGGTAGCTGCAGCAGTAGCATTTTTATGCACCCCTGCAGCTGCATCGATCAACGGCATCAACTTACCTGTAGATGGCGGTAAGACGGGTAGTTTATAA
- a CDS encoding LemA family protein: MSKSLIIVIVVALILGMYGCSSYNGLVQNDINVQEKWAQVQTQYQRRSDLIPNLVRTVQGAANFEKSTLTAVIQARANATSIKLEADQLTPENIQKFQAAQDQLSGSLSRLLAVAESYPQLKATQNFSELQAQLEGTENRISVARNDFNGAVRVYNQSVRSFPNNIFAGIFGFPVKGFFEASQAAQSAPTVQF, from the coding sequence ATGTCAAAATCGTTAATTATTGTCATAGTAGTTGCTCTTATTCTGGGGATGTACGGTTGTAGTTCCTACAACGGCCTGGTTCAGAATGATATCAATGTTCAGGAAAAATGGGCCCAGGTCCAAACCCAATACCAACGCCGTTCGGATCTGATTCCTAACCTGGTACGGACGGTACAGGGGGCTGCTAATTTTGAGAAAAGTACGTTGACCGCCGTAATTCAGGCGCGGGCCAATGCCACCAGTATAAAACTAGAGGCCGACCAGTTGACGCCTGAGAATATTCAGAAGTTCCAGGCTGCGCAGGATCAGTTGAGTGGGTCGCTCTCGCGATTGCTGGCCGTTGCCGAAAGTTATCCGCAACTGAAAGCCACACAAAACTTTTCGGAGTTACAGGCGCAGTTGGAAGGCACTGAAAACCGGATTTCGGTGGCCCGTAATGATTTCAACGGGGCCGTTCGCGTATATAATCAGTCGGTAAGATCGTTCCCAAACAATATTTTTGCGGGTATTTTCGGCTTCCCTGTAAAAGGCTTTTTCGAGGCTTCGCAGGCGGCTCAAAGTGCACCAACGGTTCAGTTTTAA